The Nitrospiria bacterium sequence ACCAGGACCGCCGTCTGCTCGACGACGTTCTCCGGCGGAAGGCTTGCGCCCGGACCGCGGGCCCGGGGGATGAGGCAAAAGGAGCACCGGTAATCGCAGCCGTCCTGGATTTTCAGGAAGAACCTTGTGTGGCCCGTGAAACTCCGAAGAACGGGCTGGACCAACGGGCCGGACGAAATGATCCCGCCGACGTTCACGACGGGATCGTCGGACCGGTCGCACCCGCCGAGATAGACCGCCAGGTCCTCCCTCTCCCGGCGCCCCAGGACAAGGTCGATGCCCCGGATCCGTGCGAGCTCCTCCGGGTGGGTCTGCGCGTAACAGCCGGTCATGATGATCCGGGACGACGGATTCCGGCGCCGGACCTGACGGACGAGCCGGCGCGCTTCCCGATCGGCGTTCGCCGTCACCGAACAGGTGTTGATCACGTAGACGTCCGCGGACCGCCCGAAGGGAACGATTTGATGGTCGGCCCGCCGCGTTTGGTCCTCCATGATCGCGGTGTCGAACTGGTTGACCTTGCATCCCAGAGTGTGAAAGGCGATCTTCATGGCGGCGAGGGCCGTATCCCCTCCAGACAGGTGGGACCGGCTGAGGCGATGCGCAGATTCACGAGGCGGCCGATCTCCTCGTCGGCGCCGCAAAAATGGACCAGCTTGTTCGAGCGGGTCCGGCCGGTGTGCCTGTCGCGGTCCCTCTTGCTCCGGCCCTCGACGAGAACTTCCTGGACGGTGCCGATCAGGGCCTGGTTCTTTTTCCGGGCCAGGCTCTTCTCCAGCATCGAGAGGCGTTGGAAGCGGGCCTCCTGGACCTCGGGGGGAACCGGGTCCCCGAATTCCGCGGCCGGCGTGTTCGGACGCCGCGAGTAGTTGAAGTAGAAGACGTTGTCGTACTCGAACTCCGCCACGGCATCGAGGGTCCGGTCGAAATCCTCCCCGGTCTCCCCGGGGAAGCCGACGATGATGTCGGTCGAGAGCGCCGTTCCCGGAATCCGTTCGCGGAGGCGGGCCACGATCCGCCGGTAGTCGTTCAAGGTATACCCGCGGCCCATCCGCTCCAGCACGGCGTCCGAGCCGGACTGCAGCGGCAGGTGCAGGTATTCGCAGACCTTGGTCAGCCCGGCCATCGTCTCGATCAGCTTGGGGGTCATGTCGCAGGGATGTGGCGATTCGAAACGGATCCGCACGATTCCGTCCACCGCATCGAGCCTCGCCAGGAGATCGGCGAAGTCCACCCCTTCATCCAAATTCTTCCCGTACGAATTGACGGTCTGCCCTAAAAGAGTGATTTCCTTATAGCCGGCCTCGGCCAGATGGGTCGTCTCCTGCACGATCTCGGCGCTCGGTCGGCTCCGCTCCCTCCCGCGGGTCGTCGGAACGACGCAAAAGGCGCAGCGGCGGTCGCAGCCCTCCATGATCGAGACCCAGGCCCGAACGCGGTCCTTGCGGTCCGCCGGCGTCGTCCGGGGCGGTCCGGGCGGCTCCTCGACCATCACGACCGGCCGCGACCTGAGCGTGATCGTCTCGATCATCCGCGGGACATTGGCGATGTTGGACGAGCCGAAGACGAGATCGAGCCCCTTGAAGCGTTTTAAAACGCCCGCGCCCTCCTGCTGGGCCACGCAGCCGGCCATGCCCAGGATCAGACCGGGTTTGTCGCGCTTGAGCTGCGCGAAGCGGCCCAGATCGCTGTAGCCCTTCTGCTCCGATTTTTCCCGGATGCTGCAGGTGTTCACGATGATCATATCGGCCTCTTCGGGTTTTTCGGTCAAGCGGTAGCCCTCGTTCCGGAGCAGCCCCCCGATCCGCTCCGAGTCGTGAACGTTCATCTGGCATCCGAAGGTCTTGATGTAAAGTCGCTTCGCGGTCATGGCGGGGAATACTTTATCCCACCGGCCGACGGCCTGTCAATGGAAGGGCCGGCCGACTTCATGACGAATGGAGCGCGACGCGGTTGCCTTCGCTGTCCTCGACGACGGCCCGGAACCCGTACGGCCCGATCGGCCGCTTCGGCTGGACCAGCTTGCCCCCGTTCGGCTTGACCGCTCTCACGGCCTCGTCCAGCCGGCCCTGGACGTTGAGGTAGATCCGGGGCCCGTTCGCCGAGGGCCGGTTGTCGTCGCTGAGATAGAGACAGGCGCCGATCTCGCCCTCCCCGGACGGAAGCCGTCCGATCGATCCGACCGGAAATTTCTCTTCCCTCACCGGCGCGCCGAGCACCGCGGAATAAAACCGGATCGCGCGGGCCAGGTCCGTCACCGGGATATCACACCAAACGATCTGATGCGCCATGATTTCACCTCCGCGTTTTCCTCTTTCAACATTCCGGAATACCCTCCCCGCCCCGAAGACGGGGCGGCGCCGGACGCGGCCCCTAGTCGAGCCAGTCCCGTTCCTTGAGCTTCCGGGGCAGATACTTCTTCGTGAGAAATTGAAAATCCTTGTTCGCGAGCGCGTCCAGTTCATACTTGAGGCCGCTCGCAAGCATCCGCTTGACCTCCTTTTGCCACGCCTCTTTCTGGAACCACGGATAGGCGAGGAGCTCCTTGGCACGGTCGATGTCCTTCTCGTTGAGCTTGATCCCGACGTTGCGCGGCAGGCCGTAGCGGTCGGGGTCCGCGCTGGACAATCCGATGAACTTGGCCTTCGGGATCGCCATGCGGTTGCTCTCGAACGCGAGGTTGATCGAGCCCTGCTTGACGACCGAGTAGATGTAGTAGCCCCAGGGGTCGTTGTCGACCATCACGTAGACCGGCAGCCGCCTCTCCTCGTGCAGCCGCCGGGCCAGGCGCCGCACCCCGCGGGGCGGCTGGCCGTTGCCGGTCAAGAGCACGCAGTTGTAGCGTCGCCAGAACTTGTCCTCCGACAGGCGGTTCCACTGCGTCCCTTTTTCAACCAGCAGCACGAAATCCGCCGTGCATCGCTTGATCTCGAGATATTCGGGCTCGACGATCGAGGGCACGGAGTAGCCGCCCTTCCCCAGCCGGGCGCAGTCGACCCGGTCGCCGTCGTCGCCGAAAACGACCGGCCCCACGACGCTGCCGGCGTTTTCGGCGCGCACGTGCAGCTCCTCGCGGAGGGCCTCCAGCGACACCTCCAGATCCTCGATCAGCGGGTCCGATTCGTTCTGGGTGTCGAAGGTGTTCTCGTTCGAATCCCGGATCGTGTGCTTGGTCCGGTAATAGATCTCCCGGAGCGAGGTGGTGAGGTTCGCGCGCTGCAGCTCCGAGAGCGCGTCGGCCACCAGCACCGTCTGCATGAATTTCTTCGCCATGCCGACGTTGAAGAACGAGCGGGCCTGCTTCCTCCGGCCCATCTCGATCATCCCCTTGCGGGGATTGAAGTTCACGTTCGACAGGGACCGGATGGGGATCGACAGCGTCGGGTCCTGGCGCCTCCCGGCGGCCGCGATCACCGCGTCGGCGATCCCGATCAGTTTCCTTGCAACCGCGTTGTTTCGGCTCCGCGTGGTCTTGGCCATGTTAGCTTCCTTTGCGCGCACGGCGCGTCCTTGTTTTCTTGGGTTTCTTTTTTTGCGGCTTTTCGGAGGACTTTTCGGGGGACGGCCCGGCCCCGTCGCCGGCCGCCCCGCCCGTCGGATATCCGGGCGCCCCGCCGTCGCCGTCGGCTTGCAAGGGCACCTCTCCCTCGACGCCCTCCGGCGTCACGATGATCGAGTGGGGCAGCCCTTCCGGCCCGCGGCCCGTCTTGCCCAGCGCAAGGTCGGTCTGCTCGCCTCCCGTCCGCTTCATCGCGATCTTCTGCAGCTGGTCCTTGAGACGGTCGACCCGGAGTTTTCCCCCCTTGAGACGGCCGCAGGCCTCCGCGACCTCTTCGATATACAGCTCGAATATATTCCGACGGCGGAATTCGCTCTTGGCCCGCTCCCGCCTCCGTAGAAAGACCCCCAGCCGCCGGCCGCATTCCTGAAGGGCCAGGCGGATCTCCTTCCGGATCTCGTCGTAGTCGGCGATCGCCTCCTTCGATTCGCTGGTAAAGGGCACCCAGACCGAGGCCATGTGGACGAAGATCACCATCGGCCCGGCCGGCAGCGCGCCCTTCGACTGGGCGACGCCGTAGTTGCGCCAGTGGGTGTCGAGGACGGCTTTGAAGGTCGCGCAGGCCGACTGCTGGTAGAGCAACGGGACGCGGTTGGCGTAGCGGATGACGCGGGCCAGCTCCTCATCCCCGTCGCGCTCCTCCCCTTCGGCCAGCGGGGCTTCCGCCGCCTCGGTTTTCTTCGCAGCCTCCTCCGGGCCCCGGCCGTAGGCCAGGCCGGCCTCGATCACGAAGGGGTTCCCCCGGTATACCGCCGGGGGACGGCTGACGGCGGTGTAAAACTCGCCCTTGATCTGCTTGTAGAGCCCGGTCAGGATCGCCTTCTCGCCGATGGGCGAAAGGCAGTTGCTCGGCGGCGCCATGATCTTGGTCGACTGCAGCGCCTTGTACAGCGTCTCGGCCCGCTCCCCGCGCAGGTCCCGCGGGCGCGTGTGCGGGGGAACCTTTGCGCGCTTGCAGATCTCCTCGGCCAGGTTCGATGAAACCCGGCTGAAATCGCCCGACAGAAACCCGGAGAGCCAATGGCTCCTGGTGTCCTGGAGCATTTTGAGGAACATGCCGAATTCAATGCCGTAGGGATGCGGCTTGATCTCGCGGGGCGGCGGGGGAAGCTCATGGTAGGTCCGGGGATAGTCCTTCGTCTCGCCCTCCGGCGTGTGATAGACCAGCCGGACGTGCGGGTTGGCGATCGAAGTCAGCTCGAGGTATTCGTCCACCGAGGCGCGCCCCTTCTGGTAGCGCCCCTCGATCTCGAGCGTCACCTGCGTGCCCCGGTGCGGCTCCCACTCGACCTGTTTTTTCTCCAAAATGCGCGGTTCGTTCTTCTTCGTGTCGATCTGCACTTCGAAATAATGTGCCGGCTTCTTCGGTCCCGTACGCGAGATGATCCGGACGGGCTTTCCGGTCGTCAGCTGGCCGTACATCCCGGCGGCGGAGATGCCGATGCCCTGCTGTCCGCGACTCATCCGGAGCCGGTGGAACTTGGAGCCGTACAGGAGCTTCGCAAAGATCGGCGGAATCTGCTCGCGGACGATCCCGGGGCCGTAGTCGACCACCGTGATCCGGAAGCGCTCGGCCTGGCTCGGCGCGGGCGTCTTCCCATCGACGGGGACCGCCTCCAGGGTGACGGAGACCTCCGGCAGGATGCCGGCCTCCTCGGAGGCGTCGAGCGCGTTGTCCACCGCTTCTTTCACGCAGGTGAGGAGCGACTTCCTGGGACTGTCGAAGCCCAGCAGATGGCGGTTCTTGGTGAAGAACTCCGAAACGGAGATTTCCCGCTGGCGGGCCCCCATCTCGGCCGCGGAGACCATCGGGGCGGCTTTCGAGGGTTTAACGGCCGGCGGGGACGCGGCCTTGGGAGGGGGTGCGTCCGGTTTCGTTATCGGCTTCGGTTCTGGTTTCGATTTAGATCTGCGCGTGGCCAGCGGAGCCCTCCGGTCGGGATGATCAATCCCAATCTACTGTGAAGTCCGCGGCCTGTCAAGACTATTTGCAACGGAGCCCCCGCGCGCGAAAAGAAAACCTATCGTTGGAATTTACACGGGCGTAATGGTTTCTTAAGAAAAATTTCATAACCCGGGGCTACTTTTTATAAGACATAGAACAAACCGCAAAGGGAGGAAAACCATGATTTTACTTGTCTTAGGTATCGCGGCGGGATTCGGGACCATTGCCGTGGTGGCCTTCAGTCTTTTGAGTCTGGTTCATGATGGCGTTCAAAAGCACGATGAAGCTTAACCCTCCACGGCTCCGCCCTCCGGTCCCCGTCGCCCCACGCGGCGACGGCGTCGAAATTTCTTAAGGCCCGATCCGGCCCGGCCCGCGCCAAGTCGAAAAAACAGGACGCTTCGGTCAGGAGGCCTCCGGAATGGGCAGATCGCTCCCGTGCATCCGCGCGAAGAGTTCCCAGTCGAAGGGCTTGGGTGTGAGCGCGTGCAGCGGAATCGGCTCGACGACGCCCGACCCGCTCCAGGCCAGAAAAGAGCCCACGACCGTGTCGGGCCGTTCCACGAGGCGGCGGATCGCCTCATAGGCCAGGTGCTGCGCGAGCGCCTTATCCTCCGGCGCCGGCGGCGCCCCGCGCAGGGTATGCCCCAGAATCGTCGCCTTCGTCGCCGCGGAAAGCGGATACGACCCCGGCTGAATCGGAGGCTGCGGCCACCGGGCGATGGTGCGGGCGACGTACTCGCTCAATCCGTGCACGCCGCCGCCGGGGTGGTGGCGGTGCGGCGTCTTTTCGGCGACGATGAAGAGGTGGCTTTTGTTCGGAACCCCCAGGCTTCGTTTCAACGTTCCCAAAATGACCTGGTCGATGTAGCCGTCCGGGTCCGGATGCTCGTTGACCAGGACGCCCTCGGCGCGGGACTGATAGGCGCAGGCCAGCGCGAGGTGGCCGGAACCGGCTCCCATCACCTCGACGAAAAAGATGCTCCCCATCGCCGCGCTGGTCGCCTTGAGCGACTCCAGCGATTGATTCGCCAGCCCGACGGCGGAATGAAACCCGAGCGCGGTGGTGCCGTTGATGTTGTTGTCGATCGAGCCGGGCAGTCCGACGACCTGCGCCCCGAACCCTTCGAACAGCGCCCGCGCCCCGCGCAGACTTCCGTCGCCCCCCAGCACAATCAAGGCCCCGTCGTTCAGATAAGGCTCCAGGTGCCGCCGCGCGATCTCCTGGACCCGCTCCTCCTTGAACTCTTCGAAGCGGCTGCTGCCGATCGGGCTGCTGGCGGTGCCGGCCATCCCGCGGGTCTCCCGCTCCGTAACCTGCTCGATCCAGTTGTTGGCCAATCCGAGAAAACCATGCCGGGCAAAGTAGACCCGCAGCCCGAAGCGCTCGCCGGTCACGCTGATCTCCTTGAGCGCCGCGCCGGCGCCGGCGAAATCGCCCCCCGAGACGAGCGCCACGATCTGTTTAATCTGCCGGGGGCGCAGGGTGACGCGGCCCGTCCGTTCCCGCTCGACGCCGGCCCAGGCCTCCCGCGCCGTCCGCTCCCGGGCGGAGAGTCCCACCGCCGTCGAGTAACCGGAAAACTGCCCGTTCTCGTACGAAAGGAGGACGACGTTGTCCTGCCCT is a genomic window containing:
- a CDS encoding DNA topoisomerase IV subunit A, which gives rise to MAKTTRSRNNAVARKLIGIADAVIAAAGRRQDPTLSIPIRSLSNVNFNPRKGMIEMGRRKQARSFFNVGMAKKFMQTVLVADALSELQRANLTTSLREIYYRTKHTIRDSNENTFDTQNESDPLIEDLEVSLEALREELHVRAENAGSVVGPVVFGDDGDRVDCARLGKGGYSVPSIVEPEYLEIKRCTADFVLLVEKGTQWNRLSEDKFWRRYNCVLLTGNGQPPRGVRRLARRLHEERRLPVYVMVDNDPWGYYIYSVVKQGSINLAFESNRMAIPKAKFIGLSSADPDRYGLPRNVGIKLNEKDIDRAKELLAYPWFQKEAWQKEVKRMLASGLKYELDALANKDFQFLTKKYLPRKLKERDWLD
- a CDS encoding VOC family protein codes for the protein MAHQIVWCDIPVTDLARAIRFYSAVLGAPVREEKFPVGSIGRLPSGEGEIGACLYLSDDNRPSANGPRIYLNVQGRLDEAVRAVKPNGGKLVQPKRPIGPYGFRAVVEDSEGNRVALHSS
- the miaB gene encoding tRNA (N6-isopentenyl adenosine(37)-C2)-methylthiotransferase MiaB, translating into MTAKRLYIKTFGCQMNVHDSERIGGLLRNEGYRLTEKPEEADMIIVNTCSIREKSEQKGYSDLGRFAQLKRDKPGLILGMAGCVAQQEGAGVLKRFKGLDLVFGSSNIANVPRMIETITLRSRPVVMVEEPPGPPRTTPADRKDRVRAWVSIMEGCDRRCAFCVVPTTRGRERSRPSAEIVQETTHLAEAGYKEITLLGQTVNSYGKNLDEGVDFADLLARLDAVDGIVRIRFESPHPCDMTPKLIETMAGLTKVCEYLHLPLQSGSDAVLERMGRGYTLNDYRRIVARLRERIPGTALSTDIIVGFPGETGEDFDRTLDAVAEFEYDNVFYFNYSRRPNTPAAEFGDPVPPEVQEARFQRLSMLEKSLARKKNQALIGTVQEVLVEGRSKRDRDRHTGRTRSNKLVHFCGADEEIGRLVNLRIASAGPTCLEGIRPSPP
- a CDS encoding 6-phosphofructokinase, coding for MQGAGEKGLEFVTIEGLLAYGEAMALCPRVDGAEPPPEILPVADRAPRVRAAADAIRQFVSRAQSGFPDAEAYRAARALLIQEACGGDELVFYAAWNRTLAEGGLTPLLRAPIGHVQKPIQRRPVAIVPRAHLTPQLIEGRIVLDLGDDRFWLLPRDLSGRTLLFTLRHGVSRVESGAYRVGRRLANALDPERGVPKAEAVGSALARMLGIVGHQLDFLKVPNYLDPRNFSHRVSRSPNTRQLFERVASALRRDGPAGASAAVDATLESQDFGWATGVEKRREAEEAERRFGVDGASAKRLIKHPLYGYPGGHSFYDLYVDVADGFHRIAQSEQGGVACLYTHSSTLRALIIYLDPRPFHEAFAEFGEYKEGQDNVVLLSYENGQFSGYSTAVGLSARERTAREAWAGVERERTGRVTLRPRQIKQIVALVSGGDFAGAGAALKEISVTGERFGLRVYFARHGFLGLANNWIEQVTERETRGMAGTASSPIGSSRFEEFKEERVQEIARRHLEPYLNDGALIVLGGDGSLRGARALFEGFGAQVVGLPGSIDNNINGTTALGFHSAVGLANQSLESLKATSAAMGSIFFVEVMGAGSGHLALACAYQSRAEGVLVNEHPDPDGYIDQVILGTLKRSLGVPNKSHLFIVAEKTPHRHHPGGGVHGLSEYVARTIARWPQPPIQPGSYPLSAATKATILGHTLRGAPPAPEDKALAQHLAYEAIRRLVERPDTVVGSFLAWSGSGVVEPIPLHALTPKPFDWELFARMHGSDLPIPEAS
- a CDS encoding DNA topoisomerase VI subunit B, with amino-acid sequence MVSAAEMGARQREISVSEFFTKNRHLLGFDSPRKSLLTCVKEAVDNALDASEEAGILPEVSVTLEAVPVDGKTPAPSQAERFRITVVDYGPGIVREQIPPIFAKLLYGSKFHRLRMSRGQQGIGISAAGMYGQLTTGKPVRIISRTGPKKPAHYFEVQIDTKKNEPRILEKKQVEWEPHRGTQVTLEIEGRYQKGRASVDEYLELTSIANPHVRLVYHTPEGETKDYPRTYHELPPPPREIKPHPYGIEFGMFLKMLQDTRSHWLSGFLSGDFSRVSSNLAEEICKRAKVPPHTRPRDLRGERAETLYKALQSTKIMAPPSNCLSPIGEKAILTGLYKQIKGEFYTAVSRPPAVYRGNPFVIEAGLAYGRGPEEAAKKTEAAEAPLAEGEERDGDEELARVIRYANRVPLLYQQSACATFKAVLDTHWRNYGVAQSKGALPAGPMVIFVHMASVWVPFTSESKEAIADYDEIRKEIRLALQECGRRLGVFLRRRERAKSEFRRRNIFELYIEEVAEACGRLKGGKLRVDRLKDQLQKIAMKRTGGEQTDLALGKTGRGPEGLPHSIIVTPEGVEGEVPLQADGDGGAPGYPTGGAAGDGAGPSPEKSSEKPQKKKPKKTRTRRARKGS